One Halichondria panicea chromosome 3, odHalPani1.1, whole genome shotgun sequence genomic region harbors:
- the LOC135333179 gene encoding V-type proton ATPase subunit C 1-A-like, giving the protein MAAYWLVSAPGDPKPENTWGLIKEKTGGVSVNHKFNIPDLKVGTLDTLVDLGDKLQKLDPFVENVVRKMAQYMGDILEPEDKEKLQENLLVGPAKVPMETFLTRFQWDSAKFPLRQPLPNIVEGISKLVSQVDTDLKTKSQSYNALRQNLQIIERKNTGNLMTRSLVDLVKKEDFVLDSEYLQTLIVVVPKSLYKEWENSYEKITQMVVPRSTKKVADDSEYGLYTVTVFRKVADEYKHHAREKKFIVREFDFDAKTVQKERDEKGKLELQLKKQFGPLMNWLKVNFNQVFSAWVHLKALRVFTESVLRYSLPVNFQAVIMKPHRKSQKKLTEILNGLYGHLDSNYIASEAEMLDMQGLSFGQQDYHPYVFFEIDLNLLAK; this is encoded by the exons ATGGCTGCATACTGGTTAGTTTCTGCTCCTGGTGACCCAAAACCAGAGAATACGTGGGGGCTCATCAAAGAAAAAACCGGTGGTGTGTCAGTCAatcacaaattcaacattcCTGATCTAAAG GTTGGCACCCTGGACACACTTGTTGATCTGGGAGATAAGCTACAAAAGCTTGACCCATTCGTTGAAAA CGTTGTCAGGAAGATGGCCCAGTATATGGGTGACATACTAGAGCCTGAAGACAAGGAAAAGCTACAAGAGAACCTTCTGGTTGGCCCAGCTAAG GTACCGATGGAAACCTTCCTGACTCGTTTCCAGTGGGACTCCGCCAAGTTCCCATTGAGACAGCCCCTGCCTAACATAGTCGAAGGCATTAGTAAG CTGGTCTCACAAGTGGACACAGACCTGAAGACCAAGTCACAGAGTTACAATGCACTACGTCAGAATCTTCAAATAATTGAAAGAAAAAATAC AGGGAACTTGATGACTCGATCTCTAGTTGATCTTGTAAAgaaagaagattttgttttggATTCAGAGTACCTGCAGACTCTTATTGTTGTTGTCCCCAA GTCTCTCTATAAGGAATGGGAAAACTCTTATGAGAAAATTACACAGATGGTAGTACCTAGGTCAACCAAAAAGGTAGCGGACGATTCTGAATATGGGCTATACACTGTCACTGTGTTTAGAAAAGTAGCCGATGAATACAAGCATCATGCTCGAGAGAAAAA ATTTATCGTTCGTGAGTTTGACTTCGATGCTAAGACCGTGCAAAAGGAGCGAGATGAAAAGGGGAAGCTTGAGCTTCAACTGAAGAAGCAGTTT GGACCACTGATGAACTGGCTGAAAGTTAATTTCAACCAGGTGTTTTCAGCTTGGGTTCATCTCAAAGCACTGCGTGTATTTACTGAATCTGTTTTGAG GTACAGCTTGCCTGTGAATTTTCAAGCAGTGATAATGAAGCCACATAGAAAATCGCAAAAGAAATTGACAGAAATTCTTAACGGTCTATATGGTCATCTTGACTCAAATTACATCGCGTCAGAGGCTGAG ATGCTTGACATGCAAGGACTCTCTTTTGGGCAGCAAGACTACCATCCTTATGTGTTCTTCGAGATAGACTTAAACTTGCTTGCTAAGTag